GACCAGGTAATGGTAACGGTTGATAATGCAGTAGTGACTGCCAATGCTGGTGACGATTTTACCAAGACCTGTACTTCCAACGCCAGCGGCAAACAAATAGGTGAAACAGCGGTAAGCGGGTTCACTTATTCCTGGTCGCCAGCCACCGGTTTAAGCAATGCCACTGCCAGCAACCCAACCGCCAATCCATCGGCCACTACTACGTACACAGTAACCAAAACCAATACCACCTCAGGTTGCAGCAATACCGACCAGGTAATGGTTACGGTAACTACGAACGCGCCGGCCACACCAACTATTTGCGTGGTACAACCTTCGCTGTGCGGACCAACAACGGGTAGTGTAACCATCAAGACCCCGCTTGGCGCAGACTATCAGTATAGCATTGATAACGGCGGTACCTGGCAAACGTCGCCGGTGTTCAGTAACCTGCCTGCGGGCTCGGTAACCGGTATAAAGGTTAGTTCAATAAGTTCGGGTTGTATTTCAAATGGGGTTAGTTGTGATGCATCTGATTGTTCACAACCGGCAGCCAGGTTAGTCACCGATGCCACCGCACCTGTAGTTCCAACTGAAGGGCAAACGACGGTTAAAGCTTTCCCAAATCCTTTTAGCACTATCGTAAAATTTGTAGTAACCATTCCTGAAGCAGGAAAGGGAAGCCTGGAAGTGTATAATTTGCTTGGGCAAAAAGTAAAAACCGTTTTTCAGGGAAGTATGTTACGGGGGATAAATACTTTCGACGTTAACATGCCGTTAACCAAATCGGCACAATTGATGTACGTGTTACGGATAGGAAATAAAACAATAACAGGTAAATTGTTACAGTTGAATCAATAATGTATTAACAGCACTATTAAATAAAAGAGAGCCTTCAGTTTTACCTGAAGGCTCTCTTTTATATCGTAGTTAGAATTAACCTTTCTTTTCTTCTTTTGCTTTCTTCTCGTGGTGGTGCTCAGCCTTTTTTGTTGTGTCCTTAGGCATTTTTTCTTTTTTAGGTTTTTCTTTCTTGTCCTGTTTTGCAGGCTCAGTTTGAGCAAAAGTAGCAGCAGAGAATGCTAACAGTAAGGCGGCAGCCAGCAGGCTTTTTTTGAAATTCATATTCGTTATTTTTTTAAAGATGATGAAAAAAACTGAGGGTGAAGATAATGTTTCTTTAAACATTTATTAATTTTCATTTTCGGGAATGCCCAAAAAAAGAATAATTGTGAACTGACGCATATTCCCGTTTAAATAGACCCCTTTGCCGGGCTGGAAAATTAAAGTCTAACGGCGAGGTAAAGGTGGCGCAGGGTTAATGTTCTCCCTTTTTAAGCACAAATAAACTTAACGCGATAATGAGGATGCCTGCCGGAATTATCAGCGAATGAATATCTGTTTTTTCTACGTTGATCTCTTTTTCAACAAGATCTGCCAGCCAGCTTACCACCAGTGTGGTCAATATCGCTTCCCACAGGATGACCTTTAATTGCGTAAAATTTCTAACCTGCAGCCATTGGGGGATCCGTACAGGAGAAGGGTTTTCTCCACTATCAAATAAAACGAAAAAACCAATTGACAACACAAAGAAGACGATGGCCACCAGGAAAATATCAACCGCATGTAAAAGACCAATAGCCATCATTCTTGTTGTATGTTCGGCGCCATTTGCCAGGTAAACAAACACCTTGCCAAAGTCATAGATCCCAATACAGGTAAGTACAAGGCCGGATGTAAATACCAGCCAGGCGATGATGGCAATAATAAATTTAAGTGCTCCTGTAATTGATTTCATAACAAACCTAAAAATACGATTCAGATAAGGGTCTTACATAAAGCAGGAGTTATTAACCGGTAAAATGTAACGGTAAAATGGCCGGGGAATTTATTTTTTATAAAACATACCAGTTAGTATGTTTATGGTTTACCTTCGCTGCCAAAACAAAAAAGATGTAATGGTCAGGAATTATAAACCGGTAACCTGGGCGCTGGCGCTGGGTATCAACGGACTTATTGTGCTCGCTTTTTTCTTCCCCTTTAAAGAAGGCATTAAGGAATATGATCTGTCGTTTTTGCCATTATTGAACGCGATCATGAACGGGGCTACTTTCATTTTTCTGTTGCTGGCCCTGGTTGCCATTAAGCAAAATAAGATAACCAGGCATCGTAATTTTATTTTCGCAGCTTTTTCGTGTACGTCAATATTCTTATTGTCATACCTGCTGTATCACTTCACTACACCCTCTACCAAATTCGGGGGTGATGGAGTCATCAGTTACATTTACTATTTTATTCTGATCACCCATATTATCCTGGCTATAATTACAGTTCCTTTAGCCCTGATCTCTATTGGGCGGGGATTGAATATGGAAGTGTCCCTGCACAAAAAGATCACCCGCTATACCATGCCTGTTTGGTTATACGTAAGTTTAACCGGCGTGATCGTGTATCTGATGATTGCCCCATACTATAAGTAATACCAAATGTCAAAAGCGAAAGCCACCAGGGCAGATTTATTGCAAAAAGCCTTTGAGCTTATTTATCAAAACGGTTACCAGGCCACCAGCATAGATGAAATGCTGGCCACCACCGGGGTTACCAAGGGGGCCTTGTATTATCATTTCAAAAACAAGGAAGAAATGGGCCTCGCCATCATCGATGAGGTGATCTATAATGAAGTGTTCCCCTTTATTAAAGCGAAGCTGGAGGAGTCGGATGATGTAAGGGAGAACCTGTACAACATGATGAGCGGGCTGTTACTGAAGCATTCGTTTTTTAAAGTTGAATATGGCTGCCCCGCAGTAAACCTTATGAGTGAAATGGCGCCCGTTAATGAACTTTTCCGCAAAACATTAAAGAAGCAATTCAGCGCCTGGCAAAAAGCTATTGAGCAGGCTATTGTTAAAGGACAGGAAACAGGGCAACTGGCCTTAACCCACAATGCCAAACAAATTGCATTGTACATCCTTGCAGGCTACCAGGGCGCGAGAAACATGGGGAAATTATATGGCCGCAGTTCTTATGGTTTATTCCTGGATGAATTTAAAAATTATCTTTATCAGTTGAAATGATCTCCGGTACGGGTTTCTCTGCACTGGTATCAACATGATTGATCTCCTTCAGGTATCCAACTTTTAAATGATCGTAAAACGAATGCCGGTCAATTAATAACGAAACCAGGTTGGCGAGTAAACCAGCCAGCATCAGGTAGAAGATCACGTTATGCCGGTCCGTCATTTCCAACACCAGGATGGCTGAGGTAAAAGGAGATCTTGTTACACCGGTTAAAAAACTCACCATACCAACCAGAATAACCAGGTTGGTATCGGTTAAGGAAAGGTGTAATAAACCGGCTATCCAGGAGCCAAAAGAAGCGCCGATACTTAAGGAAGGGGCGAACACACCACCTGCAGCGCCTGCTGTAAAAGAAGTAATAAGGCCTGCAATCCGCACAAAGGGCAGGTACCAGGGTACATATTTGTTGGGGGTAAACAACGTGCCTGTCATAACACTCTTACCTGAGCCTATGGCATCGGAGTGAATAAAAATGCCGGCCAGGGCAATCAGTACCCCCCCAATGATGAGATAAAAAATGTTTTGATATTTCTTTGTAAAGCGGGATTTCCAATTCATGATGTATAACATCAATTTTGAAACGCCGCTGCCGAAAAGGCCTCCTATAATGGCTAACAGGATCACCCATACAAAAACAATGGATGATAAATGCGTAACATCGGGATAGCCTAAATACAGGTAGGGCCCCAACAGGGCCTGCGCAGTTAACCCCGCCACAATGATGGCGGTAAACAGGGCCGTTTTAAAATAGCTGATATGTGTTTTTGACAATTCTTCCACGGCAAACACAATTCCACCTAGCGGCGTATTGAAAGCCGCTGCCAGTCCGGCCGCAGCGCCGGTGATGATCATATTCTTTTTAGAGATCCTGGGCCACCAGCTGGGTAAATATTTATTTACAGTCCTGAATACGGAACCGGCTATTTGGATGGTAGGTCCTTCGCGCCCGATAATGGCGCCCCCAAATACCATTATTAAGCTGGAGATTATTTTTACAACAATCACTCTAACGCTTAACATCCGGTCTATTTTGTTATGTTCTTTTGGCGTGGCCAGTTCAATAGAAGCCATGATCTGGGGAATGCCGCTGCCGCGGGCAAAAGGCGAGAAGCGTTTGATGGTCCACCAGCCAAGAATAAAACAAACGGGGGTAATAACTAACAGGCTCCATTTGTAAGTATGCAAAAAGAAGATGTTGGCTTCTTCTACCCAGGCAAATAATTTCGCATACAACACAGCCAGCAAACCTGCCAGCAGCGAAGCTGTCCAATAGGGCAGGCCCTGCATGAAATTCAGCTTTACTCTTTCACTTTTCAGGTTGGCGACGATCCTTTTCAGTTTATTCCGGAAGATGGCGATCATAATTGTATCGGGCTAAATTCCCCGCAAAGATACCTATTCGGTAACACTGCGCAACCACGGATTCAAATGGATGCATTAGAATGAGATTAGAAGGTGGGTTGACCAGTTGACGGGTTGACCAGTTAACAAGTTGGTAGCGTTGACAGGGTTGATAAAGGGACATAAAAGGTTGACCGGCCCTTTCACGTTTCACGATTGCGGAAAGAACTCCCCACTTCTGGTATAATATTTTCAACCTTTTGCTGTTAAAAACCAAATCATATGGCACACGAACAAAATACGCAGTTGCTGAACTTACTGACTAATTGCGTAACTGAATGCAATCATTGCGCAAGCGCATGCCTGGAGGAAGAAGATGTTAAGATGCTTACCAAATGCATTAAGCTCGATCTTGATTGTGCGGATATCTGTTTGTTAATGGCTGGTTATTTAGCCCGCGGATCGGAGCACGCAGAACACCTGATGAGTGAATGTGCGGAGATTTGCCAGAAGTGTGCGGCCGAATGTGAAAAACATGCAGCTATGGGTATGGAGCATTGCCGTACCTGTGCAGAAGCATGCCGGCAATGTGCAGAGGCGTGTATGCAGATGGTTCATGCATAATACAAATGTGATAATGTGATAATTCGATAATGTGATAATGAAATACAATGGTAAAGGGCAAGACTGCTTTTTAAACAGCTTTGCCCTTTATAACCGGACTTCATTATCACATGCCTTCGCTAAAGCTTCGACTGGCAGGCATTATCGAATTATCACATTATCTCATTATCGCATTAGCCTTTCTTACACGCATCCGTACAAACATGCCCTTTCTCCCCATGTGCATACACGTGCTTGCCGCTGTCATGGCAGGCCTGGGTGCATACGTGATCTTTCATCTTCATTTTCTTTTCTGTTTTGGCTTTTTTGGGTTGTTCCTGTTTTTTGTCCTGCGCCAGGGTAACCAAAGAAAGATTGGCAAGGATAAGTGTTGCTGCGAGCACTTTGCTGATTGATTTCATGTTTGTTTATTTTGTATAATTATTGAATAGTTACTTTAATGATGTTGCTGATAGCAGGCAGGGTAGTAAAGCCATTAGGGTTGGGTACTGCCTGGATGGCTTTTGATTCCGTTAATGGTGTGCCGGCCAGGTTGAACTGCGTAATACCGGCGCCGGGGAATTGATTTATTGCGGTGCCATCATCCCACAGGCTGATAGCGGAAGAGAGATCGCCCTTTTGCGTAGCATCCCAGTCATTTCCTGAAGTAGCAAAGAACCAGTCGTTAGAAAAACCATACATCGTAGCAATGGCAATTCTGTCTCCTTTTACTACCGATAACATTTGCGATACCTTACCGCCATTGGCGCCGTCGGTGCGGGGCAGTAATACCGTGTTGGTGGCCTCTTTCAGCACATACACCGCCTTAACACCTGATTTTGTTTTCAGTGCAGCTGCCAAAATATCGGCATTGCCTTTTTGCGCCAGGTCTTTCAGGCCTTCGCCGCGGTCATTTTCTCCTGCCATAAAGAATGGATTCTGCTGGCCATTATATACTACTACCAATACCGGTGACAATGGGGTGAAGATGCCTGTTTTGCCCATGAGGTAAGTATTCAGTACAGAGTTGTCGCCCATTTCTGCAATATTGGTGAGGCCATTGGCGGAAACTTTACCAACTGAGTAAACAGGTTCAGGCAACAGCAAATTACCACCGGCAACGTAAGAGAGGGTCCAAACACCCGGACTGAATGGTGTTTCATTGGCCGTACCGCCCGATTTGTTGGTGATGGTAACCGTAAATACAGAATTTCCATTATACGCCAACGATACCTGCATCAATTGCGAAGCAGCCAGGTAGCTATTGCCGTAATCATCGGTTCCGCTCACCTCTTTGATATTTTTAGCGGCGCTTTCTGCGGTTCCCGGATGAACTACTGTTGAACCGGGTTTCTGGTTTACCCGTGTGCCATTGTCCCATAGTTTTATCTGGGCAGATACATCACCGGTAATGGGCGAGCCATCATCGTTGTACAATTTAATACCCGGATTGGCAGGGGCAAAAAACAGGTCGTTGCTCCAGCCATACATAGTGGCAAAGGTGAGACGCTGGTTTTTAGCGGCGGAAAAGGTAAAGGTGGTTGATTGACCGGGCAGAATAACCGGCGGGGTGCCTGTTCCCTGGAAAGTACCTGTTTCTACCAGCGGTTTGCTGTCCAGCACATTCTCGATTGTTATGGTCTCTGACTGGGCCGGGGGCATATCATTGTCTTTTTTACAGGCGGCCAGTGACAGTACAGAGGCGAATAACGTACACGTTTTAAGCAAGTTATATTTCATTTGTGGTGTGTTTTAATACCACAAAACAAAAGAAACTGTATCCCACAGGTGTCGCAGAATTGTAACAAAAGTATCACAGTGATGATTCCAGGGTTTTATTTTGCAACTTTGTTCCATCATAGTATGGATAATAAAACAGTACTGATCATCGAAGATGATCCCAATATAGTAGAGCTGCTGCGTATTCACCTGTACGATTTGGGTTGTAAGGTGGCTTCGGAGGGCGATGGCCTGAAAGGACTGGCATCGGCAAAGGAAGGCCATTTTCACCTGATAATACTTGATATTACTTTACCGGGATTGAATGGCATGGAGGTTTGCCGCAAATTGCGACAAACGGACCGGCAAACGCCTATCCTGATGCTTACCGCCAGAAGCGAAGAGATAGATAAAGTGATGGGGCTGGAAACCGGCGCCGATGATTACCTTACCAAACCCTTCAGCATCCGCGAATTTATTGCCCGGGTAAAAGTCATCTTCCGCCGTACTGAAGAGTTTGCCGCCGAAGCCAGTCCGGCAGCAGCCTCTTCGGTATTAAACTTAAGCGGACTGGAAATAGACCTTGACAAACGGAGGGTAACGCTTCATAACAACCGGGTAGACCTTTCTCCAAAAGAATTTGAACTCATCACGCTGCTGGCATCGAACCCCGGCAAAAGCTATAGCCGTAAGCGCTTGCTGAACCTGGTATGGGGCTACGATTTTGAAGGCTATGAACACACGGTGAACAGCCATATCAATCGCCTGCGCGCCAAGATCGAAGAAGATGTATCGAACCCTAAATTTATTTTAACCACCTGGGGCGTAGGCTACAGGTTTAACGAGGAGTTATAAATGTCTGTACGTACTATAAAAGGAAACCGGCTTTTCTGGAAGATCACTGCCGTATTCACAGGACTGTTGATTGTTTTGGGTGTGGTATTTGTGATCATTGCGTCCAATTTTTCCAGGTCGTATTATACTGCCGCGCACCAGGAACTGTATGGCGATATTGCGCAGCACCTGGCAACGTTTACCCAGCCTTTTAAGAATGGAAAGCCCGATACTACTGTAACGCACGACATCATTCACAGTACCATGGTGGCCAATCCCAGTGTGGAAGTGTATTTACTGGATACAGCAGGTAATATAAAAGATTATGTAGTGCCGGATAAAACCGTACAGATCCACCAGGTAAATATTACCAAAGTAAAACAGTGGCTTACTGCCGATAAAATGAAACGCCCTATGGGCGATAACCCCAAACAACCGGGCGAGCCCAGTATATTTTCTGCCGCCCCGGTGTACGAAAAGGGCCGGTTAGTGGGTTATGTATATGCCGTACTGGCCAGTGAAAAACAAAAAGCCATTCTGCAGTCGTTAGACAACAACCTGTATTTACGCCTGGCCAGTTATATGTTTTATGCGGCGCTGGCCGTAGCATTCATCGTAGGCGTTGTTACGTTTTTTCTTATCACCGACAGTATTTGCCATATCGCCGCCGTGGTGAAACGATTTAAAGAAGGCGATTATACGGCAAGGATAGAAGGATATGCACAGGGCAATCTGGGCATGCTTACTTCCACCTTTAACGAAATGGCCGATGTGATTGTAGATAACATCGATAAAATTTCTGCTACCGATAAATTCCGCCAGGAGCTGATCGCGAACGTATCACATGATCTTCGCACACCGTTATCTATCATGCAGGGGTATGTGGAAACGCTGATGATGAAAAAGGATGAACTGGCTGCTGCCGACCGGGAAAAATACCTGGCCATCGTATATGACAGCAACCGCAAATTATCTGTGCTGGTAGAACAGTTGTTTCAATACGCCAAACTGGAAGCTAACTTAATAACACCCGAGAAAGAGGCCTTCCTCATCGCCGAACTGGCTGCCGATATTATGATGGCTTACCAGTTGAAGGCGGATGAAAAGAATATCAAACTCAACATTCAGGCGCCTGATAATTTACCGCTGGTGTTTGCAGATATTTCGCTTACCGAACGGGTGTTGCAGAACCTGCTGGATAATGCATTTAAATTCACCCCCGCAGGAGGAAGCATTACAATTCTTTTAAGGGAGACGAATGCCGGGGTAAAAGTGGCGGTAACGGATACCGGTGTAGGTATTTCGCCTGAAGACCTCACCCATATTTTTGAACGGTACAAACAGATCCATCCCCGCTCACCCGAATCAAAAGGCATGGGTATTGGCCTGGCTATTGTTAAGAAGATCCTGGAGTTGCACCAGGCAGTAATAGTAGTAACCAGCGAACCGGGTAAGGGAACCACGTTTAATTTTGAATTACAAACTATATAAGTAGTACTAAACTTTATTCCAGATATTGAAATTCATGGCGAATTTTTTTTCCTCCAGTAATTTTCGCCAATCGATAAACAAGAAGAGGAATATAAGCAATATGCCAATAAGGGTGCCTGCCAGAACATTCCATGTTAACAGGCCATGAACGATGCTGTCGATATTTACCGAAACATAATGGCCGGTAAAAACCATGATGGCATCGCTGATAAATTTTCCGGCAAAAAAAGCGGGTAAAAGATTCAGGGTTTTTATTTTAGAGCAACCCGCTACGGTAAATAACGGTGTAGAAGGTAGTGGCACCAACGTATATACAAAAACAAACAGCTGTACCTTCCAGCTTTTATTAGCCAGCCTGGCGCCAAGAAATTGCATGTCCTCATTCTTTTTCGGTTTGATAAAACGTTTGGAAAGCAAATAAATGTATTTACTATATAAATACCTTCCCATGCCGGATCCCACAACACCGGTTACCAATACCATCCAGATATTAAGGTCGTACCTTATTTGAAAGAAAACCATTACAATCCAGGCCGGAGGCCCAATGAAAGGCACAATATCAACTACAACAGATGCTAAAAGTACCAGGATATAGAGCATACTATTCACGATAGCCGTTTTTAAGGTTGAAGTATTTGCTGTTGATCCGGTAACTCAAGTCTGACGGTAGTTCCCTCATGCAGTTTGCTTTTCAGGCTGATGCTGCCATGCATCAGTTCTATGTACCGTTTTACAATATGCAACCCAAGACCTGTTCCCTGAATGTTCACTGCATTCCTGCCCCGGTAAAAGGAGGTGAACATATAGGGCATGTCTTCGGTGGCGATGCCAATGCCCTTGTCTTTTATTGAAAGTGTGAGTTTGTGATCCCGGTGTACTGCTTTTATCCAAATGGTAGCACCTTCCGGTGAAAATTTACTGGCATTGCTTAATAAATTAAGAACGATGTTTTTCAACAGACCTTTATCGGACCTGAATTCGTCTTTACTATCACAGGAAACTATGATCTGCTGGCCATCCCTGGTAGCGGTTTTCATTTCTTCCACCACTTCCTCCAGCAATCCGTTCAGTTCAACAGGTGTGGAAGCAACCTGTACTTTGCCCTCTTCCAGTTTGCCAAGCGAAAGAAAATCTTCCAGCAGATCGTTCAGGTGCCTTACCGAATCCTTAATTCTTTTAATATGCCGTTCTCTTTTTTCCTGGTCGCCGGTTTGATCATATTTCAACACCAGGGAAGCAGAGGATAGGATCGTACTGAGGGGCGTTCGGAATTCATGGGAAGCCATGGCTACAAAGCGCGACTTTATTTCATTGAGTTCTTTTTGCTTATCCAGCGCTTCGTTTACATGTCCGATATTTTTCCGGTGGTTTACCACTTACTCAAAATTGAATGATTGATATTAAAACAATAACAATATAACCTATAGTTTTTGTGAGGCCGATGATGTTTGTCAGGATGAAGATTGATCGCGCTCATTACTTTCACGCTGCCGGAAATAATAAATTGGTGCCTGCCAATCAAAAATAAAAAACAATACCCGATATGAGTGTAACAGGGCCGGAAGCATACTGGAGTTTTCCTATAGCGCAAGCATTGAAAGAAGTGGCTGCCAACCCGGGCGGTCTGTCGGATAGTGATGCTGCCACAAGATTGAAGAAATATGGCGCCAATACTTTTAAAGCCACGCCGCGCACTTCTTCCATTGTTCTTTTCCTGCGTCAATTTAAGAGTCCCATTACCATCCTTCTTATTGTAGCCGCTTTTCTTTCAATGGGGTTGAACGACGTGACAAATGCGCTTATTATTCTTTTTATAATTCTTGTAAGCAGCCTGCTTGGGTTCTGGCAGGAAAGGGGCGCTACCAATGCTGTAAATGAGTTGTTGAAGATGGTGCAGATCCGGTGTTCCCTCGTAAGAAATGGAAAGGAAACGGAGCTGCCGGTTGAACAGGTTGTTCCGGGCGATATAATAATATTGAAAGCCGGTGATGTAATTCCCGGTGATTGTTTGTTGCTCGAGTCAAAAGACCTGTACGTGAATGAAGCGTCATTTACCGGTGAAACATTTCCGGTTGAAAAAACAGCGGGGACCGTTCCTGCGGATGCGCCGCTTTCCAAACGAAGCAACACCCTTTTCATGGGCGCTCATGTGATAAGCGGAAAAGCGAGAGCAGTGGTAATTAAAACGGGAAGGAATACCGAGTTTGGCGCTATCACGGCCCGGTTGAGATCAGGGACGCCGGAAACAGATTTTGAAAAAGGAGCGCGGCACTTTGGGTATATGCTGATGGAGATAACCTTAATCCTTATCATCATCATCTTTTCGGTGAACGTGCTGTTGCACAAGCCCGCCCTTGAATCCATACTTTTTTCACTGGCCCTGGCCGTAGGACTTACCCCGCAATTATTACCCGCCATCATCAGCATTAACCTGGCAGCCGGCGCCAGAAAAATGGCAAAGAACAAGGTGATCGTAAAACGCCTGTCGTCGATTGAAAATTTCGGCAGCATGAATATCCTTTGCTCCGATAAAACGGGTACCATAACCGAGGGAAAAGTAATGCTAAAAGATGCTCTTGACTACGAGGGAAAGCCTTCGGGGAAAACCCTGCACTTTGCCTGGCTGAATGCTTCCTTACAGCGGGGATATACAAACCCTGTCGATCAGGCCATCCAGGCAGCTTGCAGTGACAGCCTGGATGAGTGTACCGTACAGGCGGAAGTGCCATATGATTTTTTCCGGAAAAGACTTACGATAGTAGTGAAACATGGAGCAGATTATACAGCCATTACAAAAGGCGCTTTAACTGCCGTGCTGGCTGTTTGCGACCGGGTAGAAACAGGTACCGGACAGGTGATTGCGATCGATGAAGAGCTGGAGGCAATAAAGAACGAATATGAAAAAATATGCAATGCGGGTTACCGGGTATTGGGAGTTGCCACCAGGCAGGTGACCGGTGAAATGGATTTTACCCGCAACGATGAAAAGAATATGGTATTCCAGGGTTTTATAACCTTATTCGATCCGCCCAAAAAAGATGTGCTGCAAACTATAACGGAATTGCACAATATGGGTGTACAGTTAAAAATAATTACCGGCGATAATGAACTGGTTGCCCGCAGCCTGGCGCAACAGATAGGGATGAACGATCCGGTGATAATAACAGGCGGCCAGATCCATGAAATGAGTA
The Niastella koreensis GR20-10 genome window above contains:
- the mgtA gene encoding magnesium-translocating P-type ATPase, translated to MSVTGPEAYWSFPIAQALKEVAANPGGLSDSDAATRLKKYGANTFKATPRTSSIVLFLRQFKSPITILLIVAAFLSMGLNDVTNALIILFIILVSSLLGFWQERGATNAVNELLKMVQIRCSLVRNGKETELPVEQVVPGDIIILKAGDVIPGDCLLLESKDLYVNEASFTGETFPVEKTAGTVPADAPLSKRSNTLFMGAHVISGKARAVVIKTGRNTEFGAITARLRSGTPETDFEKGARHFGYMLMEITLILIIIIFSVNVLLHKPALESILFSLALAVGLTPQLLPAIISINLAAGARKMAKNKVIVKRLSSIENFGSMNILCSDKTGTITEGKVMLKDALDYEGKPSGKTLHFAWLNASLQRGYTNPVDQAIQAACSDSLDECTVQAEVPYDFFRKRLTIVVKHGADYTAITKGALTAVLAVCDRVETGTGQVIAIDEELEAIKNEYEKICNAGYRVLGVATRQVTGEMDFTRNDEKNMVFQGFITLFDPPKKDVLQTITELHNMGVQLKIITGDNELVARSLAQQIGMNDPVIITGGQIHEMSNDALLHQAVRAHIFAEVEPNQKEKIIQLLRKSGNVVGFMGDGINDAPALHAADVGISVDSAVDVAKEAADIVLLNQSLEVLITGIIAGRKTFTNTMKYIFMAASANFGNMFSMAGASLFLPFLPLLPKQILLTNLLTDFPEMAIASDRVDDIAVSKPHSWDLKFIRRFMIVFGLISSIFDYLTFYVLIHFMKAGETVFQTGWFVESVVSASMIVLVMRTRLPFFKSLPGKQLIIATSVVVALVLLIPYSPFAGLLAFSKLPVAYYGWMLLIVAAYIITAELAKKWFFRQAKNQK